A single genomic interval of Candidatus Bipolaricaulis anaerobius harbors:
- a CDS encoding patatin-like phospholipase family protein has product MKRGVPLGVALGGGGARGFAHFGVLIELLEAGIRPEFVAWTSMGAIVGAAYAVGQDLPQLVRVLGHLELKKVFGVPESYDRVVGQALAESLWGRLRNRPWWEEGSPRLSRLREFLKLFTKEMWFEDLEIPFVAVAADLATGEEVRVNEGAVHHGVAASAALPGLFGPVQWRKRYLVDGGLVNNLPVDAVEELGARSVLAVNVSASLGPVPKTLVGLALRAQEITAHELGRVKLDLARGRLGPRLAVIHPDVDEIGLLEFERLDEAVEAGRESARAAISRLW; this is encoded by the coding sequence ATGAAGCGCGGGGTGCCTCTGGGCGTGGCGCTGGGCGGCGGGGGGGCGCGGGGGTTCGCCCATTTCGGCGTGCTCATCGAGCTCCTCGAGGCCGGGATCCGTCCCGAGTTCGTGGCCTGGACGAGCATGGGCGCCATCGTCGGCGCGGCCTACGCCGTAGGGCAAGACCTCCCCCAGCTCGTGCGCGTCCTGGGGCACCTCGAGTTGAAGAAGGTGTTCGGCGTGCCGGAGAGCTACGACCGCGTCGTCGGGCAAGCCCTCGCCGAGTCCCTGTGGGGGCGGCTCCGCAACCGGCCATGGTGGGAGGAGGGTTCCCCGCGCCTCTCCCGGCTCCGGGAGTTCCTGAAGCTCTTCACGAAGGAGATGTGGTTCGAGGACCTCGAGATCCCGTTCGTGGCCGTGGCCGCCGACCTCGCGACCGGGGAGGAGGTGCGGGTGAACGAGGGCGCGGTGCACCACGGGGTTGCCGCGAGCGCGGCGTTGCCGGGGCTGTTCGGGCCCGTGCAGTGGCGGAAACGGTACCTCGTGGACGGGGGGCTGGTGAACAACCTCCCCGTGGACGCCGTCGAGGAACTGGGCGCGCGGAGCGTGCTCGCCGTGAACGTGAGCGCCTCCCTCGGGCCGGTGCCGAAGACCCTGGTCGGGCTCGCCCTGCGGGCCCAGGAGATCACGGCCCACGAACTCGGGCGGGTCAAGCTCGACCTCGCCCGGGGCCGGCTCGGCCCGCGCCTGGCGGTGATCCATCCCGACGTGGACGAGATCGGGCTTCTCGAGTTCGAGCGCCTCGACGAGGCGGTGGAGGCGGGTCGCGAGTCGGCCCGCGCCGCGATCTCCCGCCTGTGGTGA
- a CDS encoding sulfite exporter TauE/SafE family protein translates to MTYILLALAGVGVGAIGSMLGIGGGMFMVPLLLLTGLAPTSQVAVGTSSAAVVANGVSSTVAYLRRGATNWRVGLPVIPGAIAGAWLGQWISGRVDSGTLALGFGIFLLYPAVILLLGKQPKDLFRGRGRSGISLVAGLGIGLVAGTAGGLFGIGGGVILVPALTLLGLDIVPAAATSLFVMIPSSGVATVGHALAGRTRWDLALPLAAGVILGSQLGPMIATRLPARWLRRLFALVLTYSAIQMILSGLS, encoded by the coding sequence ATGACGTACATCCTTCTTGCCCTGGCCGGGGTTGGCGTGGGCGCGATCGGGTCGATGCTCGGCATCGGAGGGGGGATGTTCATGGTCCCGCTCCTCCTCCTCACGGGCCTCGCTCCCACGTCGCAAGTGGCGGTCGGCACGAGCAGCGCCGCCGTGGTGGCGAACGGCGTGTCGAGCACGGTGGCCTACCTCCGGCGGGGGGCGACGAACTGGCGGGTGGGGCTCCCCGTGATCCCGGGTGCGATAGCGGGAGCGTGGCTTGGGCAGTGGATCTCCGGCCGCGTGGACTCGGGGACGCTCGCCCTCGGGTTCGGGATCTTCCTCCTCTACCCGGCGGTGATCCTCCTCTTGGGCAAACAGCCCAAAGACCTCTTTCGCGGTCGCGGACGGAGCGGGATCAGCCTCGTCGCTGGGCTGGGGATCGGGCTCGTGGCCGGCACCGCCGGCGGGCTGTTCGGGATCGGGGGCGGGGTGATCTTGGTCCCCGCCCTGACCCTGCTCGGGCTCGACATCGTCCCCGCGGCCGCGACGAGCCTGTTCGTGATGATCCCGTCATCGGGGGTCGCGACCGTGGGCCATGCCCTCGCCGGACGCACCCGGTGGGACCTCGCCCTCCCCCTGGCGGCCGGGGTGATCCTCGGCTCACAACTGGGGCCGATGATCGCCACCCGGCTCCCCGCCCGCTGGCTGCGGCGCCTGTTCGCGCTCGTGCTCACCTATAGCGCTATCCAAATGATCCTGAGCGGGCTCTCGTAA
- a CDS encoding thymidine phosphorylase, with translation MRAVDLIEAKRDGRELSASEIRWLIGEYVAGRVPDYQMAAFLMAVYFRGMSEDETVALTRAMAESGERIDLSGIPGIKVDKHSTGGVGDTVTLVLVPLLAAAGLVVAKLSGRSLGHTGGTIDKFEAIPGLRTELSLDEIRAQAQAIGAVIADHTADLVPADRLLYELRDVTATVPSLPLIASSVLSKKLAGGADAIVLDVKCGDGAFMREEAAARQLAETLVRVGNKLGKKFSALITAMDEPLGTRAGNALEVVQAIEVLRGEGPADLREVTVALGAELLVLAGQVASPAVGRERLAGLISSGQAWALFRKLVAAQGGDVRAIEEPRRLPTAGQVVAVPAPASGYVTELRARPIGVACGLLGAGREVKGERVDPAAGVELLAKVGDEVEEGEPVARLHVGRPDRVAAARELVSGAYTIGVERPAPRPFILGRVAP, from the coding sequence ATGCGGGCCGTGGACCTGATCGAGGCGAAGCGCGACGGGAGGGAGCTCTCCGCGTCCGAGATCCGCTGGCTCATTGGGGAGTACGTGGCGGGGCGGGTCCCCGACTACCAGATGGCGGCGTTCCTCATGGCCGTGTACTTCCGGGGAATGAGCGAGGACGAGACCGTCGCCCTCACCCGGGCGATGGCCGAGAGCGGGGAGAGGATTGACCTCTCCGGGATCCCTGGGATCAAGGTGGACAAGCACTCCACCGGCGGGGTCGGGGACACGGTGACCCTCGTTCTGGTGCCCCTCCTCGCCGCGGCGGGGCTGGTGGTGGCCAAGCTCTCCGGCCGGTCCCTCGGCCACACCGGGGGGACGATCGACAAGTTCGAGGCGATCCCCGGCCTGCGCACCGAGCTCTCCCTCGACGAGATCCGCGCCCAGGCCCAAGCGATCGGGGCCGTGATCGCCGACCACACCGCCGATCTTGTCCCCGCCGATCGGCTCCTCTACGAGCTCCGGGATGTCACGGCCACCGTGCCGTCCTTGCCCCTTATCGCCTCCTCCGTCCTCTCCAAGAAGCTCGCCGGGGGGGCGGACGCGATCGTGCTCGACGTCAAGTGCGGCGACGGGGCGTTCATGCGTGAGGAGGCCGCTGCCCGCCAGCTCGCTGAGACCCTCGTCCGGGTGGGGAATAAGCTCGGGAAGAAGTTCTCCGCCCTCATCACCGCGATGGACGAGCCGCTGGGGACGAGGGCTGGGAACGCCCTCGAGGTGGTCCAGGCGATCGAGGTCCTGCGGGGAGAGGGGCCGGCGGATCTGCGCGAGGTGACCGTTGCCCTGGGGGCGGAGCTCCTCGTCCTCGCCGGGCAGGTCGCCTCTCCCGCGGTGGGCCGCGAGCGCCTGGCGGGGCTCATCTCCTCCGGGCAGGCGTGGGCCCTGTTCCGGAAGCTCGTCGCCGCCCAGGGGGGCGACGTGCGGGCGATCGAGGAACCGCGTCGGCTCCCCACCGCGGGCCAGGTGGTCGCGGTCCCTGCGCCGGCGTCAGGGTACGTGACCGAGCTCCGCGCCCGCCCGATCGGCGTCGCGTGCGGGCTCCTCGGAGCGGGGCGCGAGGTGAAGGGGGAGCGGGTGGATCCCGCGGCCGGGGTTGAGCTCCTCGCCAAGGTGGGGGACGAGGTCGAGGAAGGGGAGCCCGTGGCCCGGCTCCACGTCGGTCGTCCCGACCGCGTGGCTGCGGCGAGGGAGCTCGTCTCCGGCGCGTACACGATCGGGGTGGAGAGGCCGGCGCCCCGGCCCTTCATCTTGGGCCGCGTCGCCCCGTAA
- a CDS encoding AAA family ATPase gives MENPFRYSGVVTGDLFVDRAEEIAALHQAFRAGEHMFLYSPRRYGKTSLILEAFRRLPATEKWVYVDLSRALSLQSMVELLISAVLAGTESPVERARRWGRTFLARLQPRLVLDSTGRIQVELGYSPRLTEPATLAEALDLPQRAAEELGVRLPVALDEFPVVHELGGDGLLRAMRAAFQMHDHVSYVFAGSETGMMEELFAAERSPFFRIGRPLRLGAVPRDEFVPFLVAGFRSGGMDLPPDLAAQLCQVVDDHPYFVQTLAHELWAQARGGPITDQDLASALAAVVGWHDAYYRRLWERLTLYQRRCLLALVELGAGASLFAADTVARFELKSPSHVQRALAALQREGLAERRGGEYSLADPLFPHWAQAAGLVSGRGGLE, from the coding sequence ATGGAGAACCCGTTCCGGTACAGCGGGGTCGTGACAGGGGACCTGTTCGTGGATCGGGCGGAGGAGATCGCTGCCCTCCACCAGGCGTTCCGCGCGGGGGAGCACATGTTCCTCTACTCCCCGCGCCGGTACGGGAAGACGTCCCTCATCCTGGAGGCGTTCCGCCGCCTCCCCGCCACGGAGAAGTGGGTGTACGTGGATCTCTCCCGCGCTCTCTCCCTCCAGAGCATGGTCGAGCTCCTCATCTCGGCGGTCCTCGCTGGGACGGAGTCCCCCGTGGAACGGGCGCGGCGGTGGGGGCGCACGTTCCTGGCGCGCCTCCAGCCCCGCCTCGTCCTCGACTCGACCGGCCGGATCCAGGTCGAGCTCGGCTATAGCCCGCGCCTCACCGAGCCGGCGACGCTCGCCGAGGCCCTCGACCTCCCCCAGCGGGCGGCCGAGGAGCTCGGCGTGCGGCTCCCGGTAGCGCTCGACGAGTTCCCGGTCGTGCACGAGCTGGGGGGCGACGGGCTCCTGCGGGCGATGCGGGCGGCGTTCCAGATGCACGACCATGTGAGCTACGTGTTCGCGGGGAGCGAGACGGGGATGATGGAGGAGCTCTTCGCCGCGGAGAGGTCCCCGTTCTTCCGGATCGGCCGGCCGCTCCGCCTCGGGGCGGTCCCGCGGGATGAGTTCGTCCCGTTCCTCGTCGCCGGGTTCCGGAGCGGGGGAATGGACCTCCCGCCGGATCTCGCTGCCCAGCTGTGCCAGGTCGTGGACGACCACCCGTACTTCGTGCAGACCCTCGCCCACGAGCTGTGGGCGCAGGCGCGGGGGGGCCCGATCACGGACCAGGATCTGGCGAGCGCCCTTGCCGCCGTCGTCGGGTGGCACGATGCCTACTACCGCCGCCTGTGGGAGAGACTGACCCTCTACCAGCGACGGTGCCTCCTCGCCCTCGTCGAGCTCGGGGCCGGGGCGTCCCTGTTCGCCGCGGACACGGTGGCGCGGTTCGAGCTCAAGAGCCCATCCCACGTTCAGCGCGCGCTCGCCGCCCTCCAGCGGGAGGGGCTGGCGGAGAGGAGAGGAGGGGAGTACAGCCTGGCCGATCCCCTCTTCCCCCACTGGGCCCAGGCGGCAGGGCTGGTGTCGGGCCGGGGCGGTCTCGAGTAG
- the phnE gene encoding phosphonate ABC transporter, permease protein PhnE produces MGYPEGYLSERPPWTTLAGIRDALVRRAQAAGRYFAVFLIDAGGLGILWILVSYAYAWYALGATAYTLVPWWLFAVGVGEGAALWGTFGLSLGQRLVGRELGPAEGREASRGARVRYLLLWHAFVLPGIGFLFDPPLHERLSGLRLRPRRMEGVAPAPWYRTSAGLFVAALLVVTCAAAVGVTISWPALARLFYQAGETADFWRALISPDTSILLDAGRDMIVTIFMAVLATLFAVVVAVPLSFLAARNLMTGPVGRPIYTIIRGAMSIIRSIEPIIWAIIFLVWVTALRSAFAGILALWVHSIADLVKLYAERLEAIDQGPIEAITATGAGRLSVLRYAIIPQIVNPYISFTLYRWDINIRMATVVGLVGGGGIGQRLINYIWGVQYRQAGTVMILIVILVWAIDYLSARLREKLA; encoded by the coding sequence ATGGGCTATCCCGAGGGGTACCTGTCCGAGCGGCCGCCGTGGACCACCCTGGCCGGGATCCGGGATGCCCTGGTGCGGAGGGCGCAAGCGGCCGGGCGGTACTTCGCGGTGTTCCTCATCGATGCTGGGGGGCTCGGGATCCTGTGGATCCTCGTGAGCTACGCCTACGCGTGGTACGCCCTCGGCGCGACGGCCTACACGCTCGTCCCATGGTGGCTGTTCGCGGTGGGGGTCGGGGAAGGGGCTGCGCTGTGGGGGACCTTTGGGCTCTCATTGGGGCAGCGGCTCGTGGGGCGGGAGCTCGGCCCGGCCGAGGGGAGGGAAGCCTCCCGCGGCGCGCGCGTTCGATACCTCCTCCTCTGGCACGCTTTCGTCCTCCCCGGGATCGGGTTCCTGTTCGATCCTCCCCTTCACGAACGCCTCTCGGGGCTTCGGCTGCGGCCGCGGAGGATGGAGGGGGTGGCTCCGGCCCCGTGGTACCGGACGTCGGCCGGGCTGTTCGTAGCGGCGCTCCTCGTTGTGACCTGCGCCGCCGCGGTCGGGGTGACGATTAGCTGGCCCGCGCTTGCGCGCCTGTTCTACCAGGCGGGCGAGACGGCGGATTTCTGGCGGGCCCTCATCTCCCCCGACACCTCGATCCTCCTCGATGCTGGGCGGGACATGATCGTCACCATCTTCATGGCCGTCCTAGCGACCCTGTTTGCGGTGGTCGTGGCGGTGCCGCTCAGCTTCCTCGCCGCACGGAACCTCATGACCGGCCCGGTGGGGAGGCCCATCTACACGATCATCCGCGGGGCGATGAGCATCATCCGCTCCATCGAGCCGATCATCTGGGCGATCATCTTCCTGGTGTGGGTCACCGCGCTAAGGTCCGCGTTCGCGGGGATCCTCGCCCTGTGGGTGCACTCCATCGCCGATCTCGTGAAGCTCTACGCTGAACGGCTGGAGGCGATTGACCAGGGGCCGATCGAGGCCATCACCGCCACCGGGGCGGGGCGCCTCTCAGTCCTCCGCTACGCGATCATCCCCCAGATCGTGAACCCCTACATCTCGTTCACCCTCTACCGGTGGGACATCAACATCCGCATGGCGACCGTGGTCGGCCTCGTGGGCGGGGGCGGGATCGGCCAGCGGCTCATCAACTACATCTGGGGCGTCCAGTACCGCCAGGCGGGGACGGTGATGATCCTCATCGTGATCCTGGTGTGGGCGATCGACTACCTCTCCGCCCGCCTGCGGGAGAAACTCGCGTGA
- the phnE gene encoding phosphonate ABC transporter, permease protein PhnE, with amino-acid sequence MNGESAAVGSASAGRGVALSRRALSFALDWMAWGYVAYCVVYLLNYYWYTVHVDWWGTLTLPPWGWPLVILATLELAVWCRSLGRSLGQRAIGAEFQDRGGGRITVGRRLARILLWHISVPLLAVGFWRGGDPWHDRAVGVSLRPISPDPERPGRRALATQWGILALFLSALTLWVGWLIIGINFQVLTRRSSQAGRIWGEMLRPDFRYFTTPDPVFSLRAQSYSILDLAVVTVFMALMATILGAAIAFPLSFFGARNVMGFSPVGWAVYGIVRGFFNVFRSIETIIWGSIFAVWVGYGTTLAGILALTVHTIAALGKLYSEQVEGVSSGPLEAVWAVGGSRVQVVRHAVIPQVLPSFWAFTLYRWDINVRMSTVIALVGGGGIGDMLFYYKNQGDWPKVGAVVIVIVAIVWAMDYISGWLRERIA; translated from the coding sequence GTGAACGGGGAGAGCGCGGCTGTGGGTTCCGCCTCGGCTGGGCGGGGGGTGGCCCTCTCCCGGCGCGCGCTCTCGTTCGCCCTCGATTGGATGGCCTGGGGGTACGTCGCCTACTGCGTGGTGTACCTCCTCAATTACTACTGGTACACCGTCCACGTGGACTGGTGGGGCACGTTGACCCTCCCCCCCTGGGGTTGGCCCCTGGTCATCCTCGCTACGCTCGAACTCGCGGTGTGGTGCCGCTCCCTTGGCCGGAGCCTCGGCCAGCGCGCAATCGGGGCCGAATTCCAGGATAGGGGAGGGGGGCGGATCACGGTCGGGCGGAGGCTCGCTCGCATCCTCCTCTGGCACATCTCCGTCCCCTTGCTTGCGGTCGGGTTTTGGCGGGGAGGGGATCCGTGGCACGACCGGGCCGTGGGGGTGAGCCTGCGCCCCATCTCTCCTGACCCCGAGCGGCCGGGCCGCCGCGCCCTCGCCACCCAGTGGGGCATCCTGGCCTTGTTCCTCAGCGCGCTCACCCTGTGGGTGGGATGGCTCATCATCGGGATCAACTTTCAAGTCCTGACCCGCCGGTCATCCCAGGCGGGGCGGATCTGGGGGGAGATGCTGCGCCCGGACTTCCGCTACTTCACGACCCCCGATCCCGTGTTCTCGCTCCGCGCCCAGTCCTACTCCATCCTCGACCTCGCCGTCGTCACCGTGTTCATGGCCCTCATGGCGACGATCCTCGGGGCAGCCATTGCCTTTCCCCTCTCCTTTTTTGGGGCGCGGAACGTGATGGGGTTCAGCCCGGTAGGGTGGGCGGTGTACGGGATCGTGCGTGGGTTCTTCAACGTGTTCCGTTCCATCGAGACGATCATCTGGGGCTCGATCTTCGCGGTGTGGGTCGGCTATGGAACGACGCTGGCGGGGATCCTCGCCCTCACCGTGCACACCATCGCCGCCCTGGGGAAGCTCTACTCAGAGCAGGTGGAGGGCGTGTCCTCCGGTCCGCTGGAGGCGGTGTGGGCCGTAGGGGGCAGCCGGGTCCAGGTAGTGCGCCACGCGGTGATCCCCCAGGTCTTGCCCAGCTTCTGGGCGTTCACCCTCTACCGGTGGGACATCAACGTCCGCATGTCCACCGTGATCGCCCTCGTCGGGGGGGGCGGGATCGGGGACATGCTCTTTTACTACAAGAACCAGGGGGACTGGCCGAAGGTGGGGGCGGTGGTGATCGTGATCGTGGCCATCGTGTGGGCGATGGACTACATCTCCGGCTGGCTCCGGGAGAGGATCGCGTGA
- the phnC gene encoding phosphonate ABC transporter ATP-binding protein, which yields MANPYLGVEHLTKVYERGQVLALRDLSFAVEKGEFLVVIGLSGSGKSTLLRCINRLIEPTKGKIWLDGVEVTRLSQARMRRVRRKIGMIFQQFNLVDRSTAIANVLTGRLGYLPGWRALLGWFPEEDREKALASLERVGLRDKAYVRVDQLSGGQRQRVGIARALMQEPELLLADEPVSALDPATSHSIMQYLEQMNKEDGVTVIASLHFLSLARRYGTRIIALKDGQLVFDGSPQAIDNVKFKEIYGEDAEEVEVR from the coding sequence ATGGCTAATCCATACCTCGGTGTCGAGCACCTGACGAAGGTCTACGAGCGGGGGCAGGTCCTCGCCCTGCGCGACCTCAGCTTTGCAGTGGAGAAGGGGGAGTTCCTCGTGGTGATCGGCCTGTCCGGCTCGGGGAAGTCCACCCTGCTCCGTTGCATCAACCGGTTGATCGAGCCGACGAAGGGGAAGATCTGGCTCGATGGGGTCGAGGTGACCCGCCTCTCTCAGGCCCGGATGCGGCGGGTGCGCCGCAAGATCGGGATGATCTTCCAGCAGTTCAACCTCGTGGACCGCTCCACCGCGATCGCGAACGTCCTCACCGGGAGGCTTGGCTACCTGCCAGGGTGGCGGGCGCTCCTCGGCTGGTTCCCGGAGGAGGATCGGGAGAAGGCCCTCGCCAGCCTGGAGCGGGTCGGGCTGCGGGACAAGGCCTATGTGCGGGTGGATCAGCTCTCCGGAGGACAGCGGCAGCGGGTGGGGATCGCCCGCGCCCTCATGCAGGAGCCGGAATTGCTCCTTGCCGATGAGCCCGTGTCCGCCCTCGATCCCGCGACCTCGCACTCCATCATGCAGTACCTGGAGCAGATGAACAAGGAAGATGGGGTCACGGTCATCGCCAGCTTGCACTTTTTGTCGCTCGCCCGCCGCTACGGGACGCGGATCATCGCCCTCAAGGACGGCCAGCTCGTGTTCGATGGATCGCCGCAGGCGATCGACAACGTGAAGTTCAAAGAGATCTACGGCGAGGACGCCGAGGAAGTCGAGGTCAGGTGA